The following are encoded in a window of Planctomycetota bacterium genomic DNA:
- a CDS encoding phosphatidylserine decarboxylase family protein: protein MRLPLAKYSAGEIAVMLVITGVMGYVLYQMMPVLVILPALLFLFTLYFFRDPYRKIPEGDNLIVSPADGTIIEIADVNEDTFIKEPSVKVAIFLSVFNVHINRAPCDGKITLLDYRKGRFLVASEPEASSQNERNSIGITAGHSLKILVRQIAGIIAQRIVCGLEMNQQVKRGDRIGMIKFGSRTEVYISKNKLERLEVKVNDKVKGGESIIGVYKK, encoded by the coding sequence ATGCGTTTACCTTTAGCAAAATATTCGGCCGGAGAGATAGCGGTGATGCTGGTCATCACCGGAGTAATGGGCTATGTGCTCTACCAGATGATGCCGGTTTTGGTCATATTACCGGCCTTGTTATTCCTGTTCACGCTCTATTTCTTCCGCGACCCCTATCGCAAGATTCCTGAGGGCGATAACCTGATTGTATCCCCGGCCGACGGCACCATCATAGAAATTGCCGATGTTAATGAGGACACCTTTATCAAGGAGCCGTCGGTCAAGGTGGCGATATTCCTGTCGGTGTTCAATGTCCACATCAACCGGGCGCCCTGTGACGGCAAAATCACCCTGCTGGATTACCGCAAGGGCCGGTTTCTGGTGGCATCCGAACCCGAGGCGTCCAGCCAGAACGAGCGCAACAGCATCGGCATAACGGCCGGCCATTCCCTCAAAATCCTGGTCCGCCAGATCGCCGGCATCATTGCCCAACGGATCGTCTGCGGCCTGGAGATGAATCAGCAAGTCAAGCGGGGCGACCGAATCGGAATGATAAAATTCGGCTCGCGCACCGAGGTCTATATATCCAAGAATAAATTAGAGCGGCTGGAGGTTAAGGTTAACGACAAGGTCAAAGGCGGTGAAAGTATCATAGGAGTATACAAGAAATGA
- a CDS encoding septum formation initiator family protein: MNTYYSSQRPRTSGVTKYFWHFIFGAIIIFLVTSSLAAYIKNNRLENYIRTLDNEIAAIKSENISLARQVNAISSDPVYREAVIRRELKLGLPGEMIILPR; the protein is encoded by the coding sequence ATGAATACCTACTATTCTTCTCAGAGGCCCAGGACATCCGGCGTAACCAAATACTTCTGGCATTTCATCTTCGGCGCTATTATCATATTCCTGGTCACCAGTTCGCTGGCGGCTTATATCAAGAATAACCGTCTGGAGAATTACATCCGGACGCTTGATAACGAGATAGCGGCCATCAAGAGTGAAAACATCTCTTTGGCCAGACAGGTGAACGCCATTTCCAGTGACCCGGTCTATCGCGAAGCGGTGATTCGCCGGGAACTCAAACTCGGCCTGCCCGGCGAGATGATTATCCTGCCCCGGTAG
- the ruvB gene encoding Holliday junction branch migration DNA helicase RuvB, with the protein MGKAISINKPEDDLKLDSTLRPADFSEFVGQPKIVSNLKIYITAAQKRQESLDHILFSGGPGLGKTTLSYLVAKEMSTNIKVIQGPSLERPADLAGILTGLENRNVLFIDEIHRIPVTVAEYLYSAMEDFNLNIMIDQGPHARTVQLTIAPFTLIGATTREGLLTDPFRSRFGIFEKLELYPEADLLKIIKRSARILNVQGDEEALKMVASRSRGTPRIANQILKRVRDVAQVKTNNFITKETAEEGLKMLGIDEYGLVQTDRKILQTIIDNGGGPIGLKTISISIGEEEDTIEDVYEPYLIKCCMLEKTPRGRKTTSKAHEHLGKHPKEPRLF; encoded by the coding sequence ATGGGCAAAGCTATCTCCATCAACAAGCCCGAAGACGACCTCAAACTGGACTCTACTTTAAGGCCGGCTGATTTCTCGGAATTCGTCGGCCAGCCCAAAATAGTCAGCAATCTCAAAATCTACATCACCGCTGCCCAGAAAAGACAGGAATCGTTGGACCATATCCTCTTTTCCGGCGGACCGGGACTGGGCAAAACCACCCTATCATATCTGGTGGCCAAGGAGATGAGCACCAATATCAAGGTCATCCAGGGACCGTCTCTGGAAAGGCCGGCTGACCTGGCCGGGATTCTGACCGGACTGGAGAATCGGAACGTCCTATTCATCGACGAGATTCACCGGATTCCGGTAACCGTGGCTGAATATCTCTATTCGGCCATGGAGGATTTCAACTTAAATATCATGATAGACCAAGGCCCGCACGCTCGGACGGTCCAGTTGACTATCGCGCCATTCACTCTGATTGGCGCCACCACCCGGGAAGGACTCCTGACCGACCCGTTCCGTTCCAGATTCGGCATCTTTGAGAAACTGGAACTCTATCCGGAAGCCGACCTCTTGAAGATTATCAAGCGCTCAGCCCGGATTCTGAACGTCCAGGGCGATGAAGAGGCGTTAAAGATGGTGGCCTCACGCAGCCGGGGCACACCCCGGATTGCTAATCAGATTCTCAAGCGAGTCCGGGACGTGGCCCAGGTCAAGACCAATAATTTCATCACCAAGGAAACGGCTGAAGAGGGCCTGAAGATGCTGGGCATAGATGAATATGGCCTGGTCCAGACCGACCGCAAGATTCTCCAGACTATTATTGACAACGGCGGCGGACCAATCGGGCTGAAAACCATTTCCATCTCCATCGGCGAGGAAGAAGATACGATTGAGGATGTCTATGAGCCGTATCTGATTAAGTGCTGTATGCTGGAAAAGACCCCGCGCGGCCGCAAGACCACCTCCAAGGCGCACGAGCATCTTGGTAAGCATCCCAAAGAGCCGAGATTATTTTAG
- the rplS gene encoding 50S ribosomal protein L19 has protein sequence MLNLMQEIDKEQRKKKVPHFDIGDIVDVHVKIKEGDKERIQIFNGVVIGRKGSGIHETFTVRRIVHGEGVERVFPVHAPVVANIVVKKRGVVRRAKLYYLRDRTGKSAKVREQLGAIPGFETIEEEAPLPEAPKAETPKAEEPKTHEKPAEEAKK, from the coding sequence ATGTTAAACCTGATGCAGGAAATCGACAAAGAACAACGCAAGAAGAAGGTGCCCCACTTTGATATCGGCGATATCGTGGATGTGCACGTCAAGATTAAGGAAGGCGACAAGGAGAGAATACAGATATTCAACGGCGTGGTCATCGGCCGCAAAGGCAGCGGCATCCACGAGACCTTTACAGTACGCCGGATCGTGCACGGCGAAGGCGTAGAACGGGTATTCCCGGTCCATGCGCCGGTGGTGGCTAATATCGTGGTCAAAAAGAGAGGCGTAGTCCGCCGGGCCAAGTTATATTATCTCAGGGACCGGACCGGCAAGTCAGCCAAGGTCAGGGAACAGCTGGGCGCGATTCCAGGCTTTGAGACCATTGAGGAAGAAGCCCCTCTGCCAGAAGCGCCTAAGGCCGAAACCCCAAAGGCAGAAGAGCCCAAGACGCACGAGAAACCGGCTGAAGAGGCTAAGAAATAA
- the trmD gene encoding tRNA (guanosine(37)-N1)-methyltransferase TrmD has translation MVIDVITLFPGMFKGFLKESIIKRAQAKRLVKINLHDLRDFSTDKHHKVDDRPFGGGPGMLLLAEPIVRAFEYLKANGRSDAHKIVLTPAGKTFGQPKARALSKKKGLIILCGHYEGFDQRIFDIIKFDDIISIGRYVLSGGELPSMVVMDSVIRLIPGVLGNASSAEQESFSKGNELDYPQYTRPRDFRGHTVPEVLVSGNHQQIEKWRKGK, from the coding sequence ATGGTCATTGACGTAATTACCCTGTTCCCCGGGATGTTCAAGGGGTTCTTAAAGGAGAGCATCATCAAGCGGGCCCAGGCAAAGCGGCTGGTTAAAATCAATCTCCATGACCTGCGGGACTTTTCAACGGACAAACACCATAAGGTGGATGACCGTCCGTTCGGGGGCGGGCCGGGAATGCTCCTGCTGGCCGAGCCGATTGTCCGGGCTTTTGAGTATCTTAAGGCCAACGGGCGCTCAGATGCCCATAAGATTGTCCTGACCCCGGCCGGAAAGACCTTTGGACAGCCCAAGGCCCGGGCCTTGAGTAAGAAAAAGGGGCTGATTATTCTCTGCGGACATTATGAAGGATTTGACCAGAGAATCTTTGACATTATTAAATTTGATGATATTATATCCATCGGCCGATATGTGCTAAGCGGCGGCGAATTGCCTTCAATGGTCGTGATGGACAGCGTCATCCGGCTGATACCCGGCGTCTTGGGTAACGCTTCGTCGGCTGAACAGGAGTCGTTTAGCAAGGGAAATGAACTGGATTACCCCCAATACACCAGGCCGCGCGATTTCCGGGGCCATACTGTCCCGGAGGTGCTGGTTTCGGGTAATCACCAGCAGATAGAAAAATGGAGAAAAGGTAAATAG
- a CDS encoding Fe-S-containing hydro-lyase, translating to MNIQTPLTDGIVENLHIGDKVLLSGVIYTARDAAHKRIFDEIQLARTEKRAPKLPFDLNGAVIYYVGPTPAKPGQVIGSAGPTTAYRMDPYTPALLELGLKASIAKGERSPAVLEAMKKYKAVYFVAVGGAGALLSQRIVKAEVIAYDDLGAEAVRRLEVKDFPVTVANDMHGGDLYKVGVKQYARTSPP from the coding sequence ATGAATATCCAGACCCCGTTAACTGATGGGATAGTGGAGAATCTGCATATCGGCGACAAGGTGTTACTTTCCGGGGTAATCTACACAGCCCGGGACGCGGCCCATAAGCGTATCTTTGACGAGATTCAATTAGCCCGCACCGAGAAACGCGCACCCAAACTGCCTTTTGACCTTAATGGCGCTGTAATCTATTATGTCGGTCCCACCCCAGCCAAGCCGGGTCAGGTTATCGGCTCGGCCGGTCCGACCACGGCTTACCGGATGGACCCCTACACGCCCGCGTTGCTGGAACTGGGCCTGAAGGCCAGTATTGCCAAGGGCGAACGTTCTCCAGCTGTGTTAGAGGCGATGAAGAAATATAAGGCGGTTTATTTCGTGGCGGTCGGTGGCGCCGGGGCGCTCCTGAGCCAGCGGATTGTCAAGGCCGAGGTGATTGCCTATGACGACCTCGGGGCTGAGGCGGTTCGGAGACTGGAAGTGAAGGATTTTCCGGTCACCGTGGCCAATGATATGCACGGCGGCGATTTATACAAGGTCGGGGTAAAGCAATACGCAAGGACAAGTCCCCCTTAA
- a CDS encoding HEAT repeat domain-containing protein — protein sequence MSKRLVAIFVIGIFLSFGIISMDTYGWCPNPPKMGGYTPPPRPKPPDPAPEAPKEQPRPPEAPKEAPKTPESPKEQPKQSETPKESETPKQPEAPKDQPATPPVPATPEAPKDTTPPPPPPPTTDTPFDPNSSVGGTGGKRPTSGGASVTRPPLDFGLQPRIQAMTQGTSNLLGYVEPWEVWWTRNRAKYLKFRQPIEFISKTNDGYVNVAKEYDEIFNLFNKALHDKDLYVRVAAAQGLSKMGDNKVNPILKKAFYDEKQLYVENNIIFAMGLMGDATNAIVLKEIAVNKQETEINRAYAILALGYVKNNEEVIKVLKELAGQPDKDEVVASAALALGNLKEASAVPILAKLIQRGVLYQGEKSDRKVRTYAALGLGRIGTKEAVNELKKSLDDKDKDVQECVAIALGSTKLPEALNPLIQLLSDRDLSVRGFAAISLSQILDKAVYPLLSDAYRNAKDPQVDGMIVLAMGLNGDKRAIPELQKILTTKTKRSLIKGAAAIALGLLKDTSSVQIISDLLDKSNDPVLAAHLTLSLGMIGDIKAVDVIKKKWADVGSKTTNIAYTNMAVALTMLGARDELVLPMIRKHFDKKEMTALRQHAIHSAGLIGGKDIISDVAKLYDDETNPQVRNYIVSSLGFVVDVNETPLLTKVTADNDYNVFMWIMEHLLPLPLW from the coding sequence ATGAGTAAAAGGTTAGTTGCCATATTTGTTATCGGTATATTTTTGAGTTTTGGCATAATATCAATGGATACTTACGGCTGGTGCCCGAATCCGCCCAAGATGGGTGGATACACTCCGCCGCCCAGGCCCAAGCCGCCTGACCCTGCGCCAGAGGCGCCTAAGGAACAACCTAGGCCGCCCGAGGCGCCCAAGGAGGCGCCCAAGACACCCGAGTCACCCAAGGAACAGCCCAAACAGTCCGAGACACCCAAGGAGTCCGAGACGCCAAAGCAACCCGAGGCGCCCAAGGACCAGCCGGCAACCCCGCCGGTTCCGGCAACACCGGAAGCTCCTAAGGATACTACGCCACCACCGCCTCCTCCTCCGACCACGGATACGCCTTTTGACCCCAATAGTTCTGTCGGAGGCACAGGAGGCAAGAGGCCAACCAGCGGAGGCGCATCTGTTACCCGTCCGCCATTGGATTTCGGACTGCAACCCCGCATTCAGGCAATGACCCAGGGCACCTCTAATCTCCTGGGATATGTTGAACCCTGGGAGGTCTGGTGGACCCGTAACCGGGCCAAGTACCTGAAATTCCGCCAGCCCATAGAATTTATCAGTAAAACAAACGACGGCTATGTTAACGTGGCCAAGGAATACGACGAGATTTTCAATCTCTTCAACAAAGCGCTGCACGACAAGGACCTCTATGTCCGGGTGGCGGCCGCCCAGGGATTGAGCAAGATGGGCGATAACAAGGTCAATCCCATCCTTAAAAAGGCATTTTACGATGAGAAGCAGTTGTACGTGGAGAATAACATTATTTTTGCCATGGGCCTGATGGGCGATGCGACAAACGCCATTGTCCTGAAAGAGATAGCGGTCAATAAGCAGGAGACCGAGATAAACCGCGCCTATGCCATCCTGGCTTTAGGGTATGTCAAGAACAATGAAGAGGTGATTAAGGTATTAAAGGAATTAGCCGGCCAGCCGGACAAGGATGAGGTGGTGGCCAGCGCGGCCCTGGCACTGGGCAATCTTAAAGAAGCGTCCGCCGTTCCGATCCTGGCCAAACTTATCCAGCGGGGCGTTCTTTACCAGGGTGAGAAAAGTGACCGCAAGGTTAGGACGTATGCGGCCTTGGGCCTTGGCCGCATCGGCACTAAAGAGGCCGTGAACGAGCTGAAGAAATCGTTGGACGATAAGGATAAGGATGTCCAGGAATGCGTGGCCATTGCCCTGGGCTCAACCAAATTGCCCGAGGCCCTGAATCCGTTGATTCAACTGCTATCAGACCGCGATTTGTCGGTCCGGGGATTCGCCGCCATTTCTCTAAGCCAGATATTGGATAAGGCGGTGTATCCTTTGCTATCTGATGCTTACCGGAATGCCAAAGACCCGCAGGTAGACGGTATGATTGTCCTGGCCATGGGCTTGAACGGCGATAAGCGGGCCATCCCTGAACTGCAGAAGATTCTCACCACCAAGACCAAGCGGTCCCTGATTAAAGGTGCAGCGGCTATTGCCCTGGGGCTCTTGAAGGATACCTCATCCGTCCAGATTATCTCCGACCTGCTGGACAAGAGCAATGACCCGGTGCTGGCGGCTCACCTGACCCTGAGTTTGGGGATGATCGGCGATATTAAGGCCGTGGATGTCATCAAGAAGAAGTGGGCGGATGTCGGAAGCAAGACGACCAATATTGCCTATACCAATATGGCCGTGGCCCTAACGATGCTGGGCGCCAGGGATGAGCTGGTGCTGCCGATGATTCGCAAGCACTTTGATAAGAAAGAAATGACCGCCCTGCGCCAGCATGCGATTCATTCGGCCGGACTGATCGGCGGCAAGGATATTATCAGCGATGTGGCCAAATTATATGATGACGAGACCAACCCGCAGGTGCGTAATTACATCGTCAGTTCGCTGGGTTTTGTGGTTGACGTCAATGAAACCCCGCTGCTTACCAAGGTTACCGCAGACAATGACTACAATGTCTTTATGTGGATTATGGAACACCTTCTGCCGCTGCCGCTGTGGTAA
- a CDS encoding 4Fe-4S binding protein, producing MNILKYRFIHRLLINPVFISIIRFPFVVAFFLIIFSGLFGSIYRNSVNLMVGVIWLVFISFTAIIGGKIWCLVCPWNTLAEWMQYILRLPDAKFQVPRIFRNLWIAVFFFLLIIWLEYAIGLANNARFIAYLAIIIFGITFISVLLFPRKSFCRYGCPVGAICGLYGLFAPLELRSADKETCRQCLTKDCIKGNDKGNACPVFEYPGTMDDNLYCILCTECIKTCPNDNIAVNIRKPVADLLKFRVLSFSEIFMIVTMLALSIFGAMNISRIYFLIIDWSLAKLALPEIVSLLFLILILVLIILFLFYALSRIYRTNLSVVTYTFLPIALFNHLANTVKLFSIRAEEVIPLISDPLGLSWNLFGSAGYLPKPLFDAGTLQYIAGPVMIIGLLYSIYLAYRLVRMQSKSKAALVLLLMPMALLVWFNWWLIPQ from the coding sequence ATGAATATCCTTAAATACAGATTCATCCATCGGTTGCTGATAAACCCGGTGTTCATATCTATTATCCGCTTTCCATTTGTCGTTGCCTTTTTCCTGATAATCTTCAGTGGATTATTCGGCAGTATCTATAGGAATTCCGTTAATCTTATGGTCGGTGTCATCTGGCTGGTCTTTATTTCGTTCACCGCTATTATTGGAGGCAAAATCTGGTGTCTGGTCTGCCCCTGGAATACCCTGGCCGAATGGATGCAGTATATCCTACGCCTGCCTGATGCCAAATTCCAGGTTCCAAGGATATTTCGTAATCTCTGGATCGCCGTCTTTTTCTTCCTGTTAATTATTTGGCTGGAATATGCAATAGGGCTGGCTAACAATGCGCGGTTTATTGCTTATCTGGCAATAATTATTTTTGGTATAACATTTATCTCGGTGTTATTATTTCCCAGAAAGTCATTCTGTCGTTATGGCTGTCCGGTCGGCGCCATCTGTGGGTTATACGGGCTTTTTGCGCCGCTCGAACTGCGCAGCGCTGATAAGGAGACCTGCCGGCAATGCCTGACCAAGGATTGTATTAAGGGCAATGATAAGGGAAATGCCTGTCCTGTCTTTGAGTATCCCGGCACGATGGACGATAATCTGTATTGTATCCTCTGCACCGAATGCATCAAAACCTGCCCGAATGACAACATTGCCGTTAATATCAGGAAGCCCGTCGCAGACCTCTTAAAATTCAGGGTGTTATCATTCAGCGAGATATTTATGATTGTGACCATGCTGGCCTTATCCATATTCGGCGCAATGAATATAAGCCGCATTTATTTCCTGATAATAGATTGGTCGTTGGCAAAATTGGCATTACCCGAAATAGTTTCTTTATTATTCTTGATACTGATACTGGTTCTTATTATTTTATTCCTCTTTTATGCCTTATCGCGTATTTATCGCACAAATCTATCTGTCGTTACCTATACATTTTTGCCAATCGCATTGTTTAACCATCTGGCAAATACCGTAAAACTGTTCTCTATCAGGGCCGAGGAGGTAATTCCGCTTATCTCAGATCCGCTGGGTTTATCCTGGAATCTCTTTGGCAGCGCCGGGTACCTGCCCAAACCGCTTTTTGATGCCGGGACTCTTCAGTACATAGCCGGGCCGGTGATGATTATCGGGCTGTTATATTCCATATATCTGGCATATCGGCTGGTTAGGATGCAATCTAAATCAAAGGCGGCGCTTGTTTTATTGTTAATGCCGATGGCCCTGTTGGTTTGGTTCAACTGGTGGCTGATACCGCAATAA
- a CDS encoding aspartate-semialdehyde dehydrogenase, producing the protein MRRYNIAIVGATGIVGLELLKILVERRFPVRELRLFASAGSAGKSMRYKGKGLKVNNITNNSFEGIDIAFFAVDGSISKKWAPVAVKSGAVVIDKSSAFRMGKNVPLVIPEINADAINTNSPLVRGGRGCVIASPNCSTTPLAMALKPLNDYAKVKRVVVSTYQSVSGAGLQAVQALTEQTKQVLNLKSKILNLKSQRYAFNAIPQIDSFCEDDYTGEEVKMINETRKILNDYSIKITATCVRIPVYCGHSESVNIETARPITVAQARNLLSRAKGIKVMDNPLKGSYPMPIDVAGKDEVFVGRIRKDRSVRNGINLWLVSDNLRKGAALNAVQIAEYLIKT; encoded by the coding sequence ATGAGAAGATATAATATCGCCATTGTCGGTGCCACGGGTATTGTCGGGCTGGAGTTGCTTAAGATACTGGTGGAACGCAGATTCCCGGTAAGAGAATTGCGCCTGTTTGCTTCTGCCGGATCGGCTGGGAAAAGTATGAGGTATAAAGGTAAAGGGTTGAAAGTAAACAATATAACCAATAACTCATTTGAGGGCATAGATATCGCCTTCTTTGCTGTTGATGGTTCAATCAGTAAAAAATGGGCGCCGGTGGCGGTGAAAAGCGGGGCGGTGGTGATTGATAAGTCCAGCGCCTTCAGGATGGGCAAGAATGTGCCGCTGGTTATTCCGGAAATTAATGCCGATGCTATTAACACAAACTCCCCTTTAGTAAGAGGGGGTAGGGGGTGTGTTATCGCCAGCCCTAATTGCTCGACCACGCCTCTGGCCATGGCCTTAAAGCCGCTCAATGATTACGCTAAGGTGAAACGGGTGGTCGTGTCCACATATCAATCAGTCTCCGGCGCCGGTCTGCAGGCAGTGCAAGCGTTGACCGAACAAACAAAGCAAGTATTAAATCTGAAATCTAAAATCTTAAATCTTAAATCTCAAAGATACGCCTTCAACGCCATCCCGCAGATTGATTCGTTCTGCGAGGACGATTATACCGGTGAAGAAGTCAAGATGATTAACGAGACCCGCAAGATACTCAATGATTATTCCATAAAGATAACCGCCACATGTGTGAGGATTCCGGTCTATTGCGGGCATAGCGAATCAGTCAATATCGAAACAGCCAGACCCATAACTGTTGCCCAGGCTAGGAATCTGTTAAGCAGGGCAAAGGGTATTAAGGTAATGGACAATCCTTTAAAGGGTAGTTATCCTATGCCGATTGATGTTGCAGGTAAGGACGAAGTATTCGTGGGCCGGATTCGCAAAGACCGGTCCGTCAGGAACGGAATCAACCTTTGGCTGGTTTCTGACAACCTTCGCAAAGGCGCGGCCTTGAATGCGGTGCAAATAGCGGAATATCTGATAAAAACATGA
- the mnmG gene encoding tRNA uridine-5-carboxymethylaminomethyl(34) synthesis enzyme MnmG: MVLYDVVVVGAGHAGIEAALVSARMGCQTLLLTISFDTIAQMSCNPAIGGLAKGQLVREIDALGGEMAKATDATGIQFRMLNTGKGPAVQSLRAQCDKKQYHLYMKKVLKNQDNLILQEDMVNEIMAKGNCAVGVKGKKESYYGKAVIITTGTFMKGLIHIGEDKTKGGRINEPSAENISDSLVKLGLELGRLKTGTPPRLDTKSIDYPGLIEQPGDEMPKPFSFSTEKIIQKQIPCYITHTNNKTHEIIRKNLDRAPLYTGQIKAIGPRYCPSIEDKIVRFAGREQHQVFLEPEGRKIPEVYCNGISTSLPKDVQEEMVHSIEGLEDAEFIRYGYAIEYDVVLPHQIKPTLETKKVENLFVAGQINGTSGYEEAGAQGLMAGINAVLKIRNDPSFILGRDEAYIGVLIDDLVTLGPTEPYRMFTSRAEYRLLLRSDNADRRLMPYANKLGLLDRALKKRLDNKERLIRDTLNVLSRTFKGTKNLKTLLKQPEITLKELEHKSAPLRKLKLTDDIREQVEIEAKYEGYIQRQLRQIEKARKMEDYPLPPGFDYGKIGHLSKEARTQLNKFKPASLGQASRIAGVSPADITVLMVYFLYGRRAP, translated from the coding sequence ATGGTTCTCTATGATGTTGTTGTAGTCGGTGCCGGACATGCCGGAATAGAAGCCGCTCTGGTCTCTGCCCGAATGGGCTGTCAGACCCTTCTCCTGACTATATCCTTTGACACCATTGCTCAGATGTCCTGCAATCCGGCTATCGGTGGATTAGCCAAAGGGCAATTGGTCCGTGAGATTGATGCCCTGGGCGGCGAGATGGCTAAGGCCACGGATGCCACCGGCATCCAATTCCGTATGCTCAATACCGGCAAGGGTCCGGCCGTTCAATCACTCCGCGCCCAGTGCGATAAGAAACAATATCACCTTTACATGAAGAAAGTTTTGAAGAATCAGGATAATCTCATCCTGCAAGAGGATATGGTTAACGAGATTATGGCCAAAGGCAATTGCGCAGTCGGCGTAAAGGGTAAAAAGGAGTCATACTACGGAAAAGCTGTGATTATTACCACCGGTACCTTTATGAAAGGGCTGATTCATATCGGTGAAGACAAGACCAAGGGCGGGAGAATCAATGAGCCGTCAGCCGAAAACATTTCGGATAGTCTGGTTAAGCTTGGCTTGGAATTAGGCCGCTTGAAGACCGGCACGCCGCCCCGGCTGGATACCAAAAGTATAGATTACCCCGGGCTGATAGAGCAGCCCGGCGATGAGATGCCGAAACCATTTTCATTCTCTACTGAAAAGATTATTCAGAAACAGATTCCTTGTTACATCACGCATACAAATAATAAGACGCACGAGATAATTCGCAAGAATCTTGATCGGGCGCCGCTTTATACCGGTCAGATTAAGGCCATCGGCCCGCGGTATTGTCCTTCCATTGAAGATAAGATAGTCAGATTCGCCGGCCGGGAACAGCATCAGGTTTTCCTGGAGCCGGAAGGCCGCAAGATTCCTGAGGTCTACTGCAACGGAATTTCCACCAGTTTGCCCAAGGATGTCCAGGAAGAAATGGTGCATTCTATCGAGGGGCTGGAGGATGCTGAATTTATCCGTTATGGTTATGCCATAGAATATGATGTGGTCCTGCCGCACCAGATAAAGCCGACATTGGAAACCAAGAAAGTGGAGAACCTTTTTGTAGCCGGTCAGATAAATGGCACATCCGGTTATGAGGAAGCCGGGGCCCAGGGGTTGATGGCCGGCATCAATGCGGTACTGAAGATAAGAAATGACCCGTCATTTATTCTCGGGCGGGATGAAGCATATATCGGGGTTTTGATAGATGATTTAGTCACGCTCGGGCCGACCGAACCGTATCGGATGTTTACCTCGCGGGCCGAATATCGCCTGCTTCTGCGTTCTGATAACGCCGACCGGCGCCTGATGCCTTATGCGAATAAATTGGGATTGCTTGATAGGGCGCTGAAAAAGAGATTAGATAATAAGGAACGCTTGATAAGAGATACGCTCAACGTATTAAGTCGGACGTTCAAGGGAACTAAGAATTTGAAGACGCTGCTCAAACAGCCGGAGATTACGCTGAAGGAATTAGAACATAAGTCAGCACCTTTGCGTAAGCTTAAACTGACCGACGATATCCGGGAACAGGTGGAGATTGAGGCTAAATATGAAGGGTATATCCAGCGCCAATTGCGCCAGATTGAAAAGGCCAGAAAGATGGAGGATTATCCGTTGCCGCCTGGTTTTGATTACGGCAAGATAGGGCATCTCAGCAAGGAAGCCCGGACCCAACTCAATAAATTCAAGCCGGCTTCATTAGGCCAGGCATCGCGTATTGCCGGCGTCTCTCCGGCAGATATCACAGTTCTGATGGTATATTTTCTATATGGCAGGAGAGCGCCATAA